The Dyella caseinilytica genome has a window encoding:
- a CDS encoding methyltransferase codes for MSAASLDDDIDAGRSSSLSGGQSAKPLMAIVTGFWAAKTLATAHELRLFDWLSDTAGKTIQECSSHYRMEERPAEMLLTACAALGLLERDDERYRNSPMSERHLVRGRPLYFGGWIEMADRREYPAWMHLKDALQSNRPLTWNPSRQASLFDGEDPLLVATFWEAMYALSITTSWALAEAVDLSGVKKLLDVGGGGAAHDITLCRRYPQLQTTVYDLGFVCELTRHKIEQAGLADRIGLIDGDFLKDDKMPSGYDAILLSKILLDWTPAQCALIIAKCYAALPSGGRIIISDLFVADTKDGPIDAALMSLNMLVETWGRNYTSAEYAAWLTDAGCVDIKVIHFDAPAANGAVVGYKP; via the coding sequence ATGTCAGCCGCCTCTCTTGACGATGATATTGATGCGGGTCGGTCCAGTTCTCTTTCCGGCGGGCAGAGTGCCAAGCCGCTGATGGCGATCGTGACGGGTTTCTGGGCGGCCAAGACCTTGGCCACGGCCCATGAGCTGCGGTTATTCGACTGGTTGTCCGATACAGCGGGCAAAACGATCCAGGAGTGCTCGTCGCATTACCGCATGGAAGAACGTCCCGCCGAAATGTTGCTCACCGCATGCGCTGCACTCGGGCTGTTGGAGCGTGACGATGAGCGTTACCGTAATTCGCCAATGTCAGAGCGGCATCTGGTGCGTGGTCGGCCGCTGTATTTCGGCGGTTGGATCGAGATGGCTGATCGCCGCGAATATCCCGCCTGGATGCACTTGAAGGACGCGCTACAGTCCAATCGGCCCCTCACCTGGAATCCTTCTCGGCAGGCTTCCCTGTTCGATGGCGAAGATCCATTACTGGTCGCCACCTTCTGGGAAGCGATGTATGCGCTGTCCATCACCACCTCGTGGGCATTGGCGGAAGCGGTTGATTTGTCCGGCGTGAAAAAACTGCTTGATGTGGGCGGAGGCGGTGCCGCGCACGACATTACGCTTTGCAGGCGTTACCCGCAGCTTCAGACCACGGTATACGACCTTGGCTTTGTGTGTGAGTTGACCAGGCACAAAATCGAGCAGGCAGGACTTGCTGATCGCATCGGACTTATAGATGGCGATTTCCTGAAGGATGACAAGATGCCTTCAGGTTACGACGCCATCTTGCTGTCGAAGATCCTGCTGGATTGGACGCCGGCTCAGTGTGCCTTGATCATCGCCAAGTGTTATGCGGCGCTGCCATCCGGCGGACGCATCATCATTTCAGATTTGTTTGTCGCTGACACCAAGGACGGACCGATCGATGCGGCGTTGATGAGCCTGAATATGCTGGTCGAGACGTGGGGAAGGAATTACACATCCGCGGAATATGCGGCGTGGCTGACCGATGCGGGATGTGTCGATATCAAAGTCATCCATTTCGATGCGCCAGCCGCCAATGGCGCAGTCGTGGGCTACAAACCGTGA
- a CDS encoding LysR family transcriptional regulator has protein sequence MDRVGDLILFMRVLDQGSISAAARSLDLSVAVASQRLKRLEHDLGVRLLHRTTRRLHPTPEGLALAEQGRSLVEDLEALTSGLRQGATDVSGTLRLTASASFGRQYVSPLLPAFMARYPRIRLSVNLTDELQDLISAGYDLAIRIGALHDSRLVARKLAVNRRVLCASPDYLRRYGVPRTPEDLATHECVMLVGSAGRQDVWRLHDAQGHLHTVRVGGRLESSLGELLRDAALAGLGIAQHSTWHVCDDLRTGRLQVVLPEYSIPDTGIYAVMPQRRLVPLRVSAFVNFMAEQFGDVPPWERGLVV, from the coding sequence ATGGATCGTGTCGGCGACCTCATCCTGTTCATGCGCGTGCTGGACCAGGGTTCGATCAGCGCGGCGGCGCGCAGCCTGGATCTTTCGGTCGCCGTGGCCAGCCAGCGCCTGAAGCGCCTGGAGCACGATCTGGGGGTGCGCCTGCTGCACCGGACCACCCGCCGCCTGCATCCCACGCCGGAAGGCTTGGCGCTGGCCGAACAGGGGCGTTCGCTGGTTGAAGATCTGGAAGCGCTGACGTCCGGCTTGCGCCAGGGCGCTACGGATGTCTCTGGCACGTTGCGCCTGACCGCATCGGCATCGTTTGGACGTCAATACGTCTCACCGCTGTTGCCAGCTTTCATGGCGCGCTATCCGCGTATTCGACTGAGCGTCAATCTCACCGACGAGCTGCAGGATCTGATCAGCGCCGGCTACGATCTCGCCATCCGCATTGGGGCGCTGCACGACTCCCGGTTGGTGGCGCGCAAGCTTGCCGTCAATCGACGCGTACTATGCGCGTCGCCGGATTACCTGCGCCGCTATGGCGTGCCGCGCACACCGGAAGATCTGGCAACACACGAATGTGTGATGCTGGTGGGCAGCGCCGGTCGTCAGGATGTGTGGCGTTTGCATGATGCGCAGGGGCATCTGCACACGGTGCGCGTCGGCGGGCGGCTTGAATCATCGCTCGGCGAACTGTTGCGCGATGCAGCGCTGGCGGGCTTGGGTATTGCGCAGCATTCCACCTGGCATGTGTGCGATGACTTGCGTACCGGTCGCCTGCAAGTGGTACTGCCGGAGTATTCGATTCCCGATACCGGTATTTATGCAGTGATGCCGCAGCGGCGGCTGGTGCCGTTGCGGGTGAGTGCGTTTGTGAATTTCATGGCGGAGCAGTTTGGCGATGTGCCGCCGTGGGAGCGCGGGTTGGTGGTTTAG
- a CDS encoding zinc-binding alcohol dehydrogenase family protein: MKAVALTRYLPIDDPQSLIDVELPKPEIGPNDLLVRVEAVSVNPVDTKVRAPKPQVESQPRVLGYDAAGVVEAVGANVTGFKPGDEVYYAGDITRQGSNAQYQAVDARIAALRPRRLDAAGAAALPLTAITAWELLFERMPYRPEQGGDGKSILIIAGAGGVGSIAIQLARRAGFTVIATASRAETIAWCRAMGAQHVIDHRQPLTPQLKALGFTQIDAAVNLADTSHYWEELGELLAPQGHVGLIVEPTKPVNIGDPYKSKCIGIHWEMMFSRPRFQTADMAEQGRILARVAALIDEGELRGIQREALSPVNAENLREAHRRLESGKTIGKLVLSGW, from the coding sequence ATGAAAGCCGTCGCTCTGACCCGCTATCTCCCCATCGACGATCCGCAATCGCTGATCGACGTGGAACTACCCAAGCCGGAGATCGGCCCCAACGATCTGCTGGTGCGCGTGGAAGCCGTATCGGTGAATCCGGTGGACACCAAAGTGCGTGCGCCCAAACCACAAGTAGAATCGCAGCCGCGCGTACTCGGTTACGACGCTGCCGGCGTGGTGGAGGCAGTTGGCGCCAATGTCACCGGCTTCAAGCCCGGCGATGAGGTGTATTACGCCGGCGACATCACCCGGCAAGGCAGCAACGCGCAATACCAGGCGGTCGATGCACGCATTGCGGCACTTCGTCCGCGCCGGCTTGATGCCGCGGGCGCGGCAGCGTTGCCACTTACGGCCATCACGGCGTGGGAATTGTTGTTTGAGCGCATGCCGTACAGGCCGGAGCAAGGCGGCGATGGCAAATCGATACTGATCATTGCCGGCGCGGGTGGCGTTGGCTCGATTGCCATCCAGCTCGCACGACGCGCCGGCTTCACCGTCATCGCCACGGCGTCCCGTGCAGAGACTATCGCCTGGTGCCGCGCCATGGGTGCGCAGCATGTCATCGATCATCGTCAACCACTGACGCCGCAGCTAAAAGCGCTCGGCTTCACGCAGATCGATGCCGCGGTCAATCTCGCCGATACATCGCACTATTGGGAAGAACTGGGTGAATTGCTGGCGCCCCAAGGCCATGTTGGCTTGATCGTCGAGCCGACAAAACCAGTCAATATCGGCGATCCCTACAAGTCCAAGTGCATTGGCATTCACTGGGAAATGATGTTCTCGCGCCCACGCTTCCAGACTGCCGACATGGCTGAGCAAGGGCGCATTCTTGCACGCGTCGCAGCACTGATCGACGAAGGCGAATTGCGCGGCATTCAACGCGAGGCACTCAGCCCTGTCAATGCGGAAAACCTGCGCGAAGCGCATCGCCGGCTGGAGTCGGGCAAGACGATCGGCAAGCTGGTGCTTTCAGGCTGGTAA
- the ppa gene encoding inorganic diphosphatase has translation MGLDLVSAGRDVPNEINVVIEIPKDAEPVKYEVDKASGAIFVDRILSTPMRYPCNYGYVPGTLGGDGDPLDALVILPLPLVPGSVIRCHPVGMLKMTDEAGSDEKLVVIPSPKIFPGYAHINDIKGVSGHWLERIGHFFEHYKDLEKGKWVKVEGWVGAEEAKAEILAGVERHKQHKD, from the coding sequence ATGGGCCTGGATCTGGTTAGCGCCGGCCGCGACGTGCCGAACGAAATCAACGTCGTCATCGAAATCCCCAAGGATGCCGAGCCCGTCAAGTATGAAGTGGACAAGGCCAGCGGCGCGATTTTCGTCGACCGCATCCTCTCCACCCCCATGCGCTACCCCTGCAACTACGGCTACGTGCCGGGCACGTTGGGTGGCGACGGCGATCCGCTGGACGCGCTGGTGATCCTGCCGCTGCCGCTGGTGCCGGGCTCGGTGATCCGCTGCCATCCGGTCGGCATGCTGAAGATGACTGACGAAGCCGGCAGCGATGAGAAGCTGGTGGTGATTCCGTCGCCGAAAATCTTCCCCGGCTACGCCCACATCAACGACATCAAAGGTGTCTCCGGCCACTGGCTGGAACGCATCGGCCACTTCTTCGAGCACTACAAGGATCTGGAGAAGGGTAAGTGGGTGAAAGTCGAAGGCTGGGTTGGCGCTGAAGAAGCCAAGGCCGAGATTCTTGCTGGCGTTGAACGTCACAAGCAGCACAAAGACTGA
- a CDS encoding nuclear transport factor 2 family protein encodes MSGSHPNVAMLEAVYADLSQIANHCDDDVVLHTADRGASGGPAEVVGKKAVLEKELDLIRLTGKTLHMDVQHIIANDYFGAVMGILRSRRNGSAIGMPFCGLWRFRNGRIVEHWENAYDAAELGRFLLGETGSAKPWVASHTSA; translated from the coding sequence ATGTCCGGTTCTCATCCCAATGTTGCGATGCTTGAGGCTGTCTACGCCGACCTGAGTCAAATAGCGAACCACTGCGATGACGACGTCGTGCTGCATACCGCTGACCGGGGCGCTTCGGGCGGCCCGGCTGAGGTTGTCGGGAAAAAGGCCGTGCTCGAAAAAGAGCTCGATCTGATTCGACTTACCGGTAAAACGCTGCATATGGATGTGCAGCACATTATCGCCAACGACTACTTCGGCGCGGTGATGGGCATATTGCGATCCCGCCGAAATGGGAGTGCCATCGGCATGCCGTTTTGCGGCTTGTGGCGCTTTCGCAACGGACGCATCGTGGAGCATTGGGAGAATGCTTACGACGCTGCAGAATTGGGACGATTCCTGCTAGGCGAAACCGGTTCGGCAAAACCTTGGGTCGCCAGCCACACGAGCGCGTAA
- a CDS encoding 2OG-Fe(II) oxygenase has product MTSRPPIRPELREWILSTTRAGHSVEAVLQLMQETGYDPRQSRSIVASVLNMPLTALDAHTQAPKGQPGRRTRHPEAPQMTVEGRAIDVSLSIESPALRVLNNLLSAEECEALIKEASPRLQRAKTVDSSGKQQIDARRTSEGMFFTVGESPLVKRIEQRIASLLSIPVDHGEGLQILHYLPGQQYEPHYDWFDPEQPGFAAITAKGGQRIASLVMYLNTPEAGGGTAFPEVGLTVTALRGSAVYFAYDTGDHASLHAGLPVQKGEKWIATKWLREWPFQIASRR; this is encoded by the coding sequence ATGACCTCGCGCCCACCGATCCGCCCTGAACTTCGCGAGTGGATCCTCTCCACGACCCGCGCCGGCCACAGCGTCGAAGCTGTCCTCCAGCTCATGCAGGAAACCGGCTACGACCCGCGGCAAAGCCGCAGCATCGTCGCCAGCGTGCTCAACATGCCGCTCACTGCGCTCGATGCCCATACGCAAGCACCCAAGGGCCAGCCAGGCCGTCGCACGCGGCATCCCGAAGCTCCGCAGATGACCGTGGAAGGACGCGCGATCGATGTGTCGCTGAGCATCGAATCCCCTGCACTGCGCGTGCTCAATAACCTGCTTTCGGCGGAAGAATGCGAGGCGCTGATCAAGGAAGCCAGTCCTCGCCTGCAACGCGCCAAAACGGTCGACAGTTCCGGCAAACAACAAATCGATGCACGCCGCACGAGCGAAGGCATGTTCTTCACGGTCGGCGAATCACCGCTGGTCAAGCGTATCGAACAACGCATCGCATCGTTGCTCAGCATTCCCGTCGATCATGGCGAAGGTCTGCAGATACTGCACTACCTCCCAGGCCAGCAATACGAGCCGCACTACGACTGGTTCGATCCGGAGCAGCCGGGCTTTGCCGCCATCACGGCCAAAGGCGGCCAACGCATCGCCAGCCTGGTGATGTATCTCAACACACCCGAAGCCGGTGGCGGCACCGCGTTTCCGGAAGTGGGATTGACGGTGACTGCCTTGCGCGGTTCAGCCGTCTATTTCGCCTACGACACCGGCGATCATGCCTCCCTGCACGCAGGGTTGCCTGTGCAGAAGGGTGAAAAGTGGATTGCCACCAAGTGGCTGCGCGAATGGCCATTCCAGATCGCGTCGCGTCGTTAG
- a CDS encoding PLP-dependent aminotransferase family protein, which translates to MYLELDGHGPLYDQLTRALKASILEGRISAGTQLPPTRELADELDLSRTTVLAAYEQLRAEGFIAGRVGSGSYVSKLQAKPAAHHAETAIPAPSRYAERARAVRNWNIPRIHRGVRYNLQYGNPLVNPALNNAWGRELARAAAYTPLHINDVSGLAALRQQTCDYLARRRGVRADPDDVMIVSGTQQAIELTTRVLLNEADRVVLEEPHYFGAHQALVAHGAAVVAVRADQNGLVCDELPEQSPRLIYVTPSHQFPSGSILSLQRRKALLCYAERHQCWILEDDYDGEFSYESHPMPALRSLDEGDRVIYVGTFSKVMFGGLRLAYMVLPAALRQDFRNAKYLSDMACPVIEQAALAHFMEDGGFERHLRLARKELKLRRDALIAGLKEHARDRVELTDTPAGMHVVVWLRDYDAAKCEALIGHAHDKGLGLYPVAPLYLDTPPRPGLMLGYCGASVTELREAMQLFGECLDHFESH; encoded by the coding sequence GTGTACCTAGAACTCGACGGTCATGGGCCGCTATATGACCAGCTCACACGTGCCCTGAAAGCGTCCATTCTGGAAGGCCGTATCTCGGCGGGCACGCAATTGCCGCCAACACGGGAACTGGCCGACGAACTGGACCTTTCGCGTACCACGGTGCTGGCTGCCTACGAGCAGCTGCGTGCAGAAGGGTTCATCGCCGGACGGGTGGGTTCCGGCAGTTACGTCAGCAAACTGCAAGCTAAGCCCGCTGCCCATCACGCCGAAACGGCGATTCCTGCGCCATCGCGCTACGCCGAGCGCGCACGCGCGGTGCGCAACTGGAACATACCGCGCATCCACCGCGGCGTGCGTTACAACCTGCAGTACGGCAACCCGCTGGTCAATCCTGCGCTCAACAATGCCTGGGGCCGTGAGTTGGCGCGCGCTGCCGCATACACCCCATTGCACATCAACGACGTGTCCGGCCTGGCTGCTTTGCGCCAGCAGACCTGTGATTACCTCGCCCGCCGCCGCGGTGTGCGAGCCGATCCGGATGACGTGATGATCGTCAGCGGTACGCAACAAGCCATCGAACTCACTACACGCGTATTGCTAAACGAGGCAGATCGCGTGGTACTGGAGGAACCGCATTATTTCGGTGCACATCAGGCGCTGGTCGCGCACGGCGCGGCGGTGGTTGCCGTGCGCGCGGACCAGAATGGTCTGGTCTGCGACGAATTGCCGGAGCAGTCGCCACGTCTGATTTATGTCACACCTTCCCACCAGTTTCCCTCCGGCTCCATTCTTTCCCTGCAACGCAGAAAAGCCTTGCTGTGCTATGCAGAACGACACCAGTGCTGGATCCTGGAAGACGATTACGACGGCGAATTCAGTTACGAATCGCATCCGATGCCCGCGCTTCGATCGCTGGATGAAGGTGATCGCGTCATCTATGTCGGTACGTTTTCAAAGGTGATGTTTGGCGGGTTGCGACTCGCTTACATGGTGCTACCGGCGGCCTTGCGACAAGATTTTCGTAATGCCAAATACCTCAGCGACATGGCCTGTCCCGTGATCGAACAGGCCGCTCTCGCACACTTCATGGAGGACGGCGGTTTCGAGCGCCACCTGCGCTTGGCGCGCAAGGAACTGAAACTTCGCCGCGACGCACTGATCGCCGGACTGAAGGAGCACGCGCGCGATCGCGTCGAGTTGACCGATACGCCAGCCGGCATGCACGTGGTTGTCTGGCTGCGCGATTACGACGCGGCGAAGTGCGAAGCATTGATCGGCCATGCGCACGACAAGGGCCTTGGCTTATATCCAGTGGCGCCGCTTTATCTGGATACACCGCCCCGGCCGGGATTGATGCTTGGCTACTGTGGCGCGTCGGTGACGGAGCTGCGCGAGGCGATGCAGCTTTTCGGCGAATGCCTGGATCATTTTGAATCGCACTGA
- a CDS encoding MFS transporter translates to MPASPARSMPVALYALAAGAFGIGTTEFVIMGLLMQVAADLKVSIATAGLLISGYALGVFVGAPILTVATSRMPRKTVLIALMAIFTIGNLCCALAPNYAVLLLARVITALAHGTFFGVGAVVATSLVAPDRRASAISIMFTGLTIATLLGVPAGAWLGLHFGWRSTFWAVAAIGIVAMIVNTALVPADHGHGKPIAVRDELRAIAQPSVLLGLLMTVFGFAGVFTVFTYIQPILTEVTGFAESSVSPILLVFGVGLIAGNLLGGKLADRQLMPALLLTLVVLIVVLGVMTFALHSKVLTVLFVGLLGIAAFATVPPLQLWVLHKANDAQSLASSLNIGAFNLGNALGAWLGGVVVAHGPGLAALTWVAALVTLAGLLVALWGRQRENNVMRLPAAICTSGES, encoded by the coding sequence ATGCCTGCCTCCCCTGCCCGCTCTATGCCGGTGGCCCTGTACGCCCTGGCTGCCGGCGCCTTCGGCATCGGCACCACCGAATTCGTGATCATGGGCCTGCTGATGCAGGTGGCGGCCGACCTCAAGGTCAGCATCGCGACGGCCGGACTGCTGATTTCGGGCTATGCGCTCGGCGTTTTCGTCGGCGCGCCGATCCTGACCGTGGCGACCAGCCGCATGCCGCGCAAGACCGTGCTGATCGCCCTGATGGCGATCTTCACCATCGGCAACCTGTGCTGCGCGTTGGCACCGAATTACGCCGTGCTGTTACTGGCGCGCGTGATCACGGCCCTCGCTCACGGCACCTTCTTTGGCGTTGGCGCAGTGGTAGCTACCAGCCTGGTGGCGCCGGATCGCCGGGCGTCGGCGATCTCGATCATGTTCACCGGCCTGACCATCGCCACCTTGCTGGGCGTGCCCGCAGGTGCGTGGCTGGGGCTGCATTTCGGCTGGCGTTCCACGTTCTGGGCGGTGGCCGCCATCGGCATCGTTGCCATGATCGTGAACACCGCCCTGGTGCCGGCCGATCACGGCCATGGCAAACCGATTGCGGTGCGCGATGAGTTGCGTGCTATCGCTCAGCCTTCGGTGCTGCTCGGTTTGCTCATGACCGTGTTCGGCTTTGCCGGCGTGTTCACCGTATTCACTTACATCCAGCCCATTCTGACGGAAGTCACCGGCTTCGCGGAAAGTTCTGTATCGCCGATCCTGCTCGTTTTCGGCGTGGGATTGATTGCCGGCAACTTGCTGGGAGGCAAGCTGGCGGATCGCCAACTGATGCCTGCGTTGCTACTCACCTTGGTCGTACTCATCGTGGTGCTTGGCGTGATGACGTTCGCGCTGCATAGCAAAGTGCTTACTGTGCTTTTTGTCGGACTGCTTGGCATCGCCGCGTTTGCTACCGTGCCGCCGCTGCAATTGTGGGTGCTGCATAAGGCCAACGATGCGCAAAGCCTCGCTTCCAGTCTGAATATCGGTGCGTTCAATCTCGGCAATGCGCTGGGTGCGTGGCTGGGCGGCGTGGTGGTGGCGCACGGACCGGGACTCGCTGCGCTGACCTGGGTTGCAGCACTGGTCACGCTTGCCGGATTGCTGGTGGCGCTGTGGGGTCGCCAGCGCGAGAACAACGTCATGCGCCTGCCCGCCGCTATTTGCACCAGCGGCGAATCCTGA
- a CDS encoding aldo/keto reductase: protein MEYRFLGASGFRVPVLGFGAGTFGGKGPLFSAWGRTDTQEARRLIDICLDAGVNLFDTANVYSDGASEIILGEALKGRRDQAILSTKLTLRAGDGPNDVGASRHHLVSGIERALKRLGTDYIDLLQLHHFDAMTPVESVMSTLDDLVRAGKVRYLGASNFSGWHLMKSQAVADRYGYARFVANQTYYSLVGRDYEWELMPVGLDQGIGAVVWSPLGWGRLTGKIRRGQPLPEGSRLHETAIYAPPVDDGRLYRVIDMLDEIAQETGKSVPQIALNWLLQRPTVSTVLIGARNEEQLRQNLGAIGWTLTAEQMTRLDDASTVMPPYPYYPYWNGPFAERNPPPVQALSSTHA from the coding sequence ATGGAATACCGCTTTCTCGGCGCATCCGGCTTCCGTGTTCCCGTGCTCGGCTTCGGTGCCGGCACCTTCGGCGGCAAAGGTCCGCTGTTCAGCGCATGGGGGCGTACCGACACGCAAGAAGCACGGCGATTGATCGACATATGCCTCGATGCAGGGGTCAATCTGTTCGATACCGCGAATGTCTATTCGGACGGCGCGTCGGAGATCATCCTGGGCGAAGCACTGAAGGGACGTCGCGACCAAGCCATCCTCTCCACTAAGTTGACACTGCGTGCCGGCGACGGACCGAACGATGTCGGTGCATCACGTCATCACCTTGTTAGTGGCATCGAGCGTGCATTGAAACGCCTCGGCACTGATTACATCGACTTGCTGCAATTGCATCACTTCGATGCCATGACACCGGTGGAAAGCGTCATGTCCACACTGGACGATCTGGTACGCGCCGGCAAGGTGCGCTATCTCGGTGCATCGAATTTTTCTGGTTGGCATCTGATGAAATCGCAGGCCGTTGCCGATCGCTATGGCTACGCTCGCTTCGTCGCCAATCAGACGTATTACTCACTGGTCGGACGCGACTACGAATGGGAGCTGATGCCAGTCGGCCTCGATCAGGGTATCGGCGCAGTCGTGTGGAGCCCGCTCGGTTGGGGACGCCTCACCGGCAAGATCCGCCGCGGCCAACCGCTGCCGGAAGGCAGCCGCCTGCACGAAACCGCCATCTACGCGCCGCCGGTCGATGACGGGCGCCTTTACCGCGTGATCGACATGCTCGATGAGATTGCCCAAGAGACCGGTAAATCCGTGCCACAGATTGCCCTGAACTGGTTGCTGCAACGTCCCACCGTCTCGACCGTCCTGATTGGCGCTCGCAATGAAGAGCAACTTCGCCAGAACCTCGGCGCCATCGGCTGGACGCTGACGGCTGAACAGATGACCCGGCTGGACGACGCCAGCACCGTCATGCCGCCCTATCCCTATTACCCGTACTGGAACGGACCGTTTGCCGAACGCAACCCGCCGCCCGTCCAGGCGCTATCGTCTACACACGCTTGA
- a CDS encoding DUF3224 domain-containing protein encodes MRASGPFEVKLASQSAAPGIESAQLGRHTIDKRFSGDLEATSLGEMLSAGGNVQGSAGYVAIERVTGTLHDKRGSFVLQHTGTMNRGVPSLSISVVPDSGTEELAGISGSMQIQIEQGKHSYVFDYSLP; translated from the coding sequence ATGCGTGCGAGCGGACCTTTCGAAGTGAAACTGGCATCACAGTCAGCGGCTCCTGGTATCGAATCGGCACAGCTTGGTCGGCACACCATCGATAAACGATTCAGCGGTGATCTCGAAGCCACCAGCCTGGGTGAGATGTTATCGGCGGGTGGCAACGTGCAAGGTTCGGCGGGATACGTGGCGATCGAACGTGTCACCGGCACGTTGCATGACAAGCGTGGAAGCTTCGTGTTGCAGCACACTGGCACCATGAATCGTGGCGTGCCGAGTCTATCCATCAGCGTGGTGCCCGATTCCGGCACCGAAGAGCTGGCTGGTATCAGCGGCTCGATGCAGATCCAGATCGAACAGGGCAAGCATTCCTATGTCTTCGATTACAGCTTGCCCTGA